Part of the Streptomyces sp. NBC_01460 genome, CTCCGGTGTCGTCTACGAGCAGGAGCAGGTGGCCCTGCTGCCCGGCGATGTGCTCGTCCTGCACACCGACGGACTGACACGGCTCAGCGACCGTGGCGCCGGCCCGGACATGCTTCTGGAGCTGGCCCCCCGGTTCGCGCAGGCCCGCACGGCACAGGACTGCGTAAGGATCGTGGTCGAGGAGCTCGGTTCGGCCGAGCGGCTCGACGACGCATGCGTGGTGGTGGCTCGCGTAGCGGCCTGAAGGAGTTCCCGGTCGCACCGGTCGAGCTTCCGGACAGCTCTTCAGGGAGTCCCTGCGGAGCCACGCCTGTGCGGGCCCTCCGGCACGGCAGGCCTGTCCGCGCGGCGGACCGAGGTGGGCCCACGCTCGTCGACGGCGGTCCGGGTCAGGCCTTGGTGCCTCTGGCCTTCTTGTCGGAACCACCGGGCAGGACCCTCTCGATCTCCTCGCGCAGGTCCTCGATCTTGGCGAAGCCCGCGAACTGCCCGGTGAGCCGGTACATCTCCCGCAGACGGTCCCACGTACGGTGCGAGGAGGTCTCCCCCATCGATACGAGAGCGAGCCGGGCGTACCGGTCGGCCTGCTCCGGATCGTCACCGATGAAGCACGCCGAGGCGAGCGAGATGTAGTCGAAGATCTTGGACCGCTGGCGGCCGTTCATCCTCAGATCGAGTGCCTGCTTGGCATGGCGCTGCGCGGTGGACGCCGCGGCCGGGTCGTGTTCGGCGAGCGTACGGAAGGCCAGGGCCTGCATCCCGTGCATGTCCGCCTCGTCGAACATCTGCATCCAGCTCGGCGGCGGCACGTCGCCCTTGTCCGACACGAAGAGATCCTCGGCCTCGCCGAGTGTGCGCCGCATGGCCTGCCCGCGGCCCATCGACGCCTGCGCCCACGCCTCGATGGTGTGCAGCATCGCCCGGGTACGCGGCAGGGTCTCCTCCCCGGAACCGGACTTGGCGAGCTTCATCAGGTCCAGGGCGTCGTCCGGCCGGCCCAGGTGGACCATCTGCCGGGCGGCCCGGGAGAGCGCCTCGCCCGCGCGTGGACGGTCGCCGCCCTCGCGCGCCGCGTGGGCGGCGATCACGAAGTACTTCTGGGCGGTGGGCTCGAGCCCCACGTCGTGGGACATCCAGCCGGCGAGGACGGCGAGATTGGCCGCGACGCCCCAGAGACGGCGCTGCAGGTGCTCGGGGTGGTGGTAGGCGAGCATGCCGCCCACTTCGTTGAGCTGGCCCACGACGGCCTTGCGCTGGAGCCCGCCACCCCTGGAGGCGTCCCAGGCCCGGAACACCTCCACCGAGTGCTCGAGCGCCTCGATCTCCTCGGAACCGACGGGAGCGGCCTCGTACAGGTCGAAGCCGGCGTTGTCGGCGTACAGGGGATCGTTGAGGCGGGAGGCCCGGGCCGCCGGAGCGGGCTCGGAGTGCAGCCAGTCGTACATGGCGCCGGTGAGAGCTGAGCCAGCGGCGAGCGCGGCGCCCGCGCCCACCAAGCCGCGTCGGTTGAGCATGAGGTCCATTCCCGTGAATTCGGTGAGGACCGCTGCCGTCCGTTCGGGCGCCCACGGCAATCCGTCGGGATTCTCTTCCGTCCCGGCTTTTCGCCGCTTCCCCACACGCCCGCGCCGGCCGAACCCGAGGTCCTCGATGGTCACGACACGGCCGAGTCGCTCGGTGAACAGAGCAGCCAGCACTTCGGGCACGGGATCGCGGGGGGACTCCCCCATGTCGATCCAGCGCCGCACCCGCGAGGTGTCGGTGGCCAGTTGGAGGTGGCCCATGGCCGCCGCCTGTCTGTTCACCATTCTCGCGAGTTCGCCCTTGGACCAGCCGGCGAGGCCGAACAGGTCGGAAAGGCGGGTGTTGGGTTCTCCGGTCACGTCAAGCCCCCAGGTTCTCGGCTGACTTGACCCTAGCCCCCCAGGGGATGCCGGGTGAATATTCGCCAGGGTTCGCCAGGGGTCGCCAGATGTTCCACTACCCGCAGTTCGGTGTCAGGTAGGAGTGCGCCACCCCGCCCGGCAGCCCTAGGTACTCCCCAGGGTGCCGAACGGCCGCCGGCCGGGGCGGCGCACGCAACTTGTCGGCGCACGAAGGGATCTGTTCGCCCATGTACACAGCATCGTCCTCCGTGTCCGCCCCGCCCCGGCCGCTTCGTCCCTCGGGGGCGGGCGGCGGCCCGTATCTCGACCCCCGCGCCGTGACTCCGGCGTCCGGCACGGGTCGTGCCCGGCGGGCGGCGGGGCCGGGCTCCCAACCGCTCAGCGGAAGACTCGACCTGTCCGGCACCCAGGGCGCGCAGCTGCGGATGGCCATCGCCTCCGTGCACCGCATCTGCCCGGAGTTCAACCCGGTGCAGGTGCTGCGCCGCAGTGGACGGTCGGTGCTCATCGTGGGCACCACCGGCCGCGCGACCGCGGTGGCCAAGTGTTTACTCGACCACTCCCCCGCGTGGACGGAACGGTTCAGGCACGAAATAGCTGCATACCGCGCCTTCGTCAGGCACCGCCCACCGGTCCGGGCCCCGCGGCTCATCGCCGCCGACCCGGAGAACTGCACCCTGGTGATCGAGCGGATGCCCGGCCGTGTCGCGGCTCTCACGAGGCACCCGGCGGAGGCACCGCCCCGTGCGGATCTGCGGGCCGTACTCGGCGCGGTGAGCCGGATCAACGCCTGGCGTCCGCCGGCCGGTCTGTTCGACGCGCCTCTGGACTACGCCTCGCGCATCGCCCGCTACCACGAGTTGGGGCTCTTCACCGATCGCGATCTCGGTGACCTGCAGAAACTGCTGCACGGCCTGGCCCATGCGGGCGGCCGACAGGGCATGGGCCAGTTCTGCCACGGCGACGCCCTGCTCTCCAACATTTTGCTACCGCCCACCGGCCCCGTGCTGGTCGACTGGGAGCACGCGGGCTGGTACCTGCCGGGGTACGACCTGGCGACGCTCTGGGCCGTGCTCGGTGACGCACCCGCGTCCCGACGCCAGATCAGTCAGCTGGCCCAGGCGGCGGGAGCCGCGGCCCGGGACGCCTTCCTGGTCAACCTCATGATCGTGCTGACGCGGGAGATCCGTACGTACGAGACGGCCGTGCAGCGCGCCATGCGCGAAGGCGCACCCGCCGGAGGCGGCCAGGCACGGCAGGGGGTGCTGTCCTCGGGCGAGGAGCAGCGACTGCTGCTGCGCAGGCTGCACGACGACTGCGCGATGGCCAGGCGGGCCGTCCGGGCGGCCGTCGGCACACGCTGACCACGCCGGGCCGACCGGTCTGACGGGCGGGGGAAGCGCGCTGCGGGACCGGTGCCGACACATGGGTCCCGCAGCGCGTGTTCACGGCCTCAGCCGCGGCTCACGAGCCGGCTCGCACCACGTCGACGTCGGACGCCTTCACGAATCCGATCCGGTGGCCGATCTGGACCGTCACGTACGTCTCGGCTCCGCGGAAGTACGTGTGGTCGTACGGCTTCGAGGAGTCGATCGTCGGTGCGTAGTAGTAGCCGGTGGGTGCCTCGCCGCCACCGGGGAAGGCCTGGCCCGCCTTGATGGTGTAGACGAGCGGGGTGCCGACGGTCGGTTTGACGAAGTCCGTGGGGTACTCCCCCTTCTCCGGGTAGGCCACGCCGTACACCGGCACTTCGGCCTTCCCGGCCTTCGGCCGCACGACCCGCCCGGCTGTGGGGCTGACGACCCGGGTCCCCGCGGGGGTCTCGAGCCATGCCTTCTGCCCGTACCACCAGATCGCCGTCCAGCCGGGTGCCCTGTCGGCGACGACGGCCTGCTGGGTGGCGCTGATCTTGCTGCCCCAGTCCGCGGCACAGTTCGTCCCGGGCGAGCCGTCCGGATGCAGTCCGGGGTCGGAGAAGAGCGGCGTGTCCGCGGAGGGGCCGGTGTGCAGCGGGACCGCGCTGCTGCCCTGCCGGGGCAGGTCGACGTTCTTCTCGCAGTCGCGGAACTCCTGCTGGTTCTTGGCGAAGTCGGCGCTGACGGTGACCAGTTCGCTGCTCCTGGGGGCGCTCGGCACGGTGGGCCGGCCGAGCAGCGCCATGAAGCGGTTCCAGTCCCAGTAGGGTCCCGGGTCCCAGTGCATGTTCTTCGTGCCGGCCGCGCTGGTGGGCGGCACGCCGTCGTGACCGATGATGTGCTGCCGGTCGAGCGGGATGTCGTACTTCGCCGCCAGGTGCCGCACCAGCCGCGCGGTCGAGCGGTACATCTCGGGCGTGTACCACTTGGCGCCCTCGGCCGCGACACCCTCCTGCTCGATGCCGATGGAGTGGGTGTTGAGGTACCAGTTGCCCGCCTGCCAGGCGACGTCCTTGTTCTTCACCATCTGTGTGACATGGCCGTCCGACGAGCGCACCACGTAGTGGGCGGAGGTCTGGTTCGCCGGGTTCTGGAAGATCTTCAGGGTGGTGTCGTAGTCGACCTCGGTGTCGTGCAGGACGATGAACTTGACGGCGTTGCTGTCGGCCCGGTCCGCCGTGTCGTAGTTGCCGTAGGTGTCCTTGTCGGCCGGGTCGCCGGTCTGCTGGTAGGCCGCGGGTACCCAGTCGCAGGACAGGCCGCGTGGGCATTCCGGCCGTACGGTGTCCGCGCCGGCCGCCGCCGGGGAGAGGAGCGCCACGCTCAGCGCCCCCGCCGTGGTCAGTGCGAGCGCGAGTCTGGTCCTCTGCTTCGACGTCATGACAACCCTTCTTGGGCCTGGGGTGGCAGAGCTGTGCGCGGGGCGTTCCCCGCATGGATCGGTCGGCGCACACTCTGTGGCGGGAGGTGCCGGTGAGTCAAGAGTGCAGTGTGCAGGTATCCCTGAGCTTGTGTGACTATTTCCCGCCGTGCGTGCCCCGGATGGCCGAAGGGTAGTGCTGGCGCCGACAGGACCGGTCCGCGCGGACCGCGCGGAGTTCTCGGAAAGGCCGGACACCCATGGCACAGCCCTTCTCACTGCCGGACTTCTACGTGCCGTACCCGGCACGTCTCAACCCCCATCTGGAGGCCGCCCGAAGCCATACCCGGGAGTGGGCGCGCAGGATGGGGAT contains:
- a CDS encoding N-acetylmuramoyl-L-alanine amidase; its protein translation is MTSKQRTRLALALTTAGALSVALLSPAAAGADTVRPECPRGLSCDWVPAAYQQTGDPADKDTYGNYDTADRADSNAVKFIVLHDTEVDYDTTLKIFQNPANQTSAHYVVRSSDGHVTQMVKNKDVAWQAGNWYLNTHSIGIEQEGVAAEGAKWYTPEMYRSTARLVRHLAAKYDIPLDRQHIIGHDGVPPTSAAGTKNMHWDPGPYWDWNRFMALLGRPTVPSAPRSSELVTVSADFAKNQQEFRDCEKNVDLPRQGSSAVPLHTGPSADTPLFSDPGLHPDGSPGTNCAADWGSKISATQQAVVADRAPGWTAIWWYGQKAWLETPAGTRVVSPTAGRVVRPKAGKAEVPVYGVAYPEKGEYPTDFVKPTVGTPLVYTIKAGQAFPGGGEAPTGYYYAPTIDSSKPYDHTYFRGAETYVTVQIGHRIGFVKASDVDVVRAGS
- a CDS encoding DNA-binding protein NsdB, coding for MTGEPNTRLSDLFGLAGWSKGELARMVNRQAAAMGHLQLATDTSRVRRWIDMGESPRDPVPEVLAALFTERLGRVVTIEDLGFGRRGRVGKRRKAGTEENPDGLPWAPERTAAVLTEFTGMDLMLNRRGLVGAGAALAAGSALTGAMYDWLHSEPAPAARASRLNDPLYADNAGFDLYEAAPVGSEEIEALEHSVEVFRAWDASRGGGLQRKAVVGQLNEVGGMLAYHHPEHLQRRLWGVAANLAVLAGWMSHDVGLEPTAQKYFVIAAHAAREGGDRPRAGEALSRAARQMVHLGRPDDALDLMKLAKSGSGEETLPRTRAMLHTIEAWAQASMGRGQAMRRTLGEAEDLFVSDKGDVPPPSWMQMFDEADMHGMQALAFRTLAEHDPAAASTAQRHAKQALDLRMNGRQRSKIFDYISLASACFIGDDPEQADRYARLALVSMGETSSHRTWDRLREMYRLTGQFAGFAKIEDLREEIERVLPGGSDKKARGTKA
- a CDS encoding aminoglycoside phosphotransferase family protein — its product is MYTASSSVSAPPRPLRPSGAGGGPYLDPRAVTPASGTGRARRAAGPGSQPLSGRLDLSGTQGAQLRMAIASVHRICPEFNPVQVLRRSGRSVLIVGTTGRATAVAKCLLDHSPAWTERFRHEIAAYRAFVRHRPPVRAPRLIAADPENCTLVIERMPGRVAALTRHPAEAPPRADLRAVLGAVSRINAWRPPAGLFDAPLDYASRIARYHELGLFTDRDLGDLQKLLHGLAHAGGRQGMGQFCHGDALLSNILLPPTGPVLVDWEHAGWYLPGYDLATLWAVLGDAPASRRQISQLAQAAGAAARDAFLVNLMIVLTREIRTYETAVQRAMREGAPAGGGQARQGVLSSGEEQRLLLRRLHDDCAMARRAVRAAVGTR